The segment CTATTTACCAAGAAGTACGTTAATCAATTCATTTTTTAAACATCTTTATATCAAACTCTTAAACTTTGCATAAACATTTCAGATCCAAGTCTGCGGGAAAATAGCATATATTTCTCAGAATGCATGGATCCAAACAGGAACCGTGCAAGACAATATTCTCTTTGGATCACCGATGGACGTGGAAAGATACCAGAACACACTCGTGAGGTGCTCGTTGGTCAAGGACCTTGAGATGTTCCCATATGGAGATTGTACTCAAATTGGGGAGAGAGGAGTAAATCTTAGTGGTGGTCAGAAGCAGCGGGTCCAGCTTGCTCGTGCACTATACCAAAATGCAGACATCTATCTTCTTGATGACCCTTTCAGTGCCGTTGATGTCCATACAGCCACAAGTCTCTTCAATGTAAGGATCGTATCAGCATATGCATACCATATTACTATTTGATTATCGTTTTTTTACAAAGCTCTTTGTAACATGAATATGTCATGAGTGCTCTATCAGATAAGATCGTTCTTTTGGTGACCCACCAAGTTGATTTTCTACCTGTATTTGACTCCATTTTGGTACCTCTCTCCACTTTGGAAATGTCAACGTATGATGATATTTGTGCCTCTATGATTATGGTTAtctataattatttttattttattgttaATGAGATCTAAAAGACTAAAACTGGTGGTGATTTTTGGCAGTTAATGTCAGATGGAGAAGTTATCCTGTCTGCACCTTATCAAGATCTATTGGCAGATTGTGAAGAATATAAAGACCTTGTAAATGCCCATAAAGATACGATGGGTATTTCGGATCTTAATAACAACTCAGACTCTCAAAGAGCTAAGGAAGTATCGATCAAGGAGACAGTTGGTATTCATGGAAGCAGATATACAGAGTCTGTGAAGCCATCGCAGGAAAATCAACTGATCAGGAAAGAGGAAAGAGAAACAGGGGATGCAGGTGTTAAGCCTTATATGCTTTACCTGCGCCAGAACAAAGGTTTCCTGTATTTCTCTTTTTGTGCTATTTCTCACATAATTTTCATAGCTGGGCAAATATCACAGAATTCATGGATGGCTGCTAATGTTCAAAATCCTGATGTTAGTACACTGAAGTTAATTTATGTGTACATTATTATTGGAGTTTGCACAATGCTCTTCTTACTATCAAGATCTTTAGGAATCGTTGTTCTTGGGATCCAGACATCACGATCCTTATTTTCCCAGTTGCTCAATTCATTTTTCCGTGCACCAATGTCCTTTTTTGATTCTACTCCTCTAGGAAGGGTTCTTAGCCGGGTAAGAATTCTTACTCGAATGGAAAACACGACAAATTTCAGTCACATTTTGCACCCACAGAATTTTCTCATGATAGATTAACTCaatcccttgttcttcttctgcaGGTCTCTTCAGATTTGAGTATTGTTGACCTTGATATTCCATTTGCCTTTGTGTTTAGCCTTTCTACTAGCTTAAATGCATATAGCAATCTAGGGGTATTGGTTGTTATTACATGGCAAGCTCTGTTTGTATCCGTGCCAATGATAGTTTTGCGAATTTGGTTACAGGTAATCTGTATGACTTTGTTTCTTTATGCTAAGCCTCATGCCTATGATTATTTGATTTCCTTCACCAACTGATGTTATCTGCTGCTATTTTTCTCTGGGAGTGTATGAGCCTATAGTTTTGCATTCAAAGTTTCCATTAACTGAAACTTGTTACGTTTGATCATGCAGAGGTACTATCTAGCCTCGGCAAGGGAATTGATGCGGATCAATGGTACTACCAAGTCTGCTCTATCAAATCACTTAGGTGAATCGATTTCAGGGGCTACAACAATAAGGGCCTTTGAGAATGAAGATCGTTTCTTTGCTAAAAATTTGGATCTTATTGACAAGAATGCCAGTCCATATTTCTACAATTTTGCAGCAACTGAATGGCTGATTCAACGTCTGGAGATAATGAGCGCCAcagttctttctttttctgccttTGTCATGGCCATTTCTCCTCAAGGAACTTTTAGCCCTGGTAAGCAATTATATGGACACCATGTTGCTTCAAATATTTGGAGAAAGTTGAGTAACAAGCTCGTTCTATGGCCATTGATGCTTGCATCTGATTTGCATAAATGTTACGTGCATTGACATTGCTACCTTTTTATTGACTTCTAGAGTTCTAGTTGAGTTCTGACACACTTTTGTTTTGAGAACCTACTTGATACTCCCCCACTCATAAATAGATGACGTTTTAGACATGGCTTTTCTGAACTTATTTGAAGTTACAttcttatgtactccctccgttccaaaatagatgactcaactttgtactaactctagtataaagttgagtcatctattttggaacggagggagtatatgtttgtaGAAAACTAGAAGAGAGTTATAGTATGAAAATAATGTTGATGCAAAATCTGATGATAATATTTTGACTTATTGAGTCCAAATACTTCTCTATAATAGTAGTCAAAATTATAAAATTTTGACTGAACGTTTTATAGAATGCCTTGTATTTATGGATTGAGATATTGATGTTTATTTTCACAAGAAAACTATATTTGTTGCATTCTGCCGGGTAGAATAAGGTGTGAATTTTAAACACCGTAGATTTCACAAGCTACCACTTGTTTTGATGATTTTATGTATAAGTTTGTATCTTCTATGAAAATGCAGTTTTAGTGAAAATGCTCATGTGCCAAAGTCAAGTGAATAAGTATTTGATACTATACAGCTATCCAGTTTATGAAAATTAACGTTGCAAAGTAGAATTAATTCCTTAGTTTTGTACGTGCACAGGTTTTGTGGGAATGGCATTGTCCTATGGTCTTTCCCTAAATATTTCATTTGTTTTCTCTATTCAATGCCAATGCAACCTTGCAAATCAATTAATCTCGGTGGAACGTGTGAACCAGTACATGGACTTACAAAGTGAAGCAGCAGAAGCTGTTGAAGAAAATCGACCATTACCAGATTGGCCCCAAGATGGCAATGTGGAGATTAGAAATTTGAAAGTAATCAGATGTGAATACATACATATACACCTTACAGGGTAAAATTCTATAACACTTCTAACAAATTTACGCGATCGATTTTGATCTGACAGATCAGGTATAGGGAAGATACTCCCCTTGTACTACGTGGAATCAGTTGCAAGTTTGAAGGTGGAGATAAGATTGGTATAGTTGGTCGAACGGGAAGTGGCAAGACAACGTTAATTGGTGCATTGTTCCGACTTGTTGAACCTGCCGAAGGGAAAATAATTATAGACTCTGTGGACATCAGTACAATAGGCTTACATGACCTGCGTTCGTGTTTGGGTATCATTCCACAAGATCCAACACTTTTTCAGGGTACAGTAAGGTACAATCTAGATCCTCTTGGGCAATTCTCAGATCAGCAAATATGGGAGGTAAGATGTACACAGATATAAATGTTGCCTTTTCTTGTCTTACCCAATGATCAGATAAGATTATAATGAATGCATCACCTAAAGAACGTAATGCAATGTTTAATCATGAGGCAACCTTCTTATGTACTGTGACAATTCAGCTTTCTTATATACCTAACAATTTCAGAGTTCAGCACATTGTCAAAATGGGGCGAATAAACTGAATTTGGGGAATCTCAAATTACAAGTTGCCTTTCCCAAGAAACAAATAGAGTGCCTAGGAGGAACTAGACAACTTTTCACTAATCGAAGAAATAGGCACCGAAATTCAGTTTGAGAACTCAGACATACCCGCGATGGCCTGGTAGGAGTGTACAGCCACACCTACCATCAACTGAGCTAggctaagcccccccccccctcttttttaAACGGCGTGTGCACATTTCAAAAGGAGTCACTAAAGTGGTTGCTCCACTGGTTATTATCAATGAAAAAATAGCGTGGCCCTTAAAATATGCTATTAGCGAGACATTGTACATGATTTATTTAGCGAGCCATTACTCCGAACggtatagcgtgctattagcgacaATATAGCGCGCTATGTTTTCACTGGTTATTATGCTGCAGGTTCTTGACAAATGTCAACTTCTTGAAGTTGTCCAGGAGAAGGAACAGGGATTGGATTCACATGGTAGGAAAATTCACTTCATCTATGCTTTTTTTGTTATTTGAGAGGGGGGTGGGGCACCTGCATTGCTCAAAGATCCATACTAGATGGCAGAAATTACAGGGAACTCCCGCCAAGAGCTGGCGGCGACCTTTTGCCTAGGTTCACTCAACCTACCAAAGTGAGGTCTGCTACAATGTTCTTAACAGttacaccctctgttcctaaatgtaagatGTTTTGGCAGTTTAAATTGAACTGCCAAAATGTCTTGTATTTAAAAACAGAGGTAGTACAATAGAAGGGTCAATTTTCATCTATACTTTGGTTTTGGAGTTCCTTTTTTAAAACTAATAAATTGAAGAAATAGGCAACTCAGATAATCATTTCAGAAATTCAATTAGGTGTAAAAATACAtgtgaaactatgttcaaataggcGTGAAACTAAGTTCAAATAGGTGTGAAAACACATGCTCCACTTATAGAGGAGGCGGAGACCCAAGTACTTCGAATCTGCCAATGGATTTATCTCCAACCATGAAAGAAACTCTTAAGGGCTTATGGATTTATCTCCAAATTGTTGAATTTTGGTGTCTTTAGGAAGACCTCGTAGTTGCGCCTAGACCTTCTTATTGGCTTAGTTATATTATTTTGCTAGCATGGTGTTCGAACTATCTCCTTCATAGTACTGATCAAGATCTGTTCATAATAGTTCTGGAAGATGGGTCGAACTGGAGTATGGGCCAAAGGCAGCTCTTCTGTCTGGGACGCGCACTCTTGAGAAGATGCCGCATCTTAGTTCTTGATGAAGCAACAGCTTCTATAGACAATTCAACAGATGCTATTCTTCAGAAAACGATCCGGACAGAATTCACATATTGCACTGTCGTTACAGTGGCCCACCGTATACCAACAGTTATGGACTGCGATATGGTACTTACAATGAGCGACGGTATGTTTCTCTTACCCGCAACTTATAATAAATATAACTATTTTTTTAGAATTCCAAATGTATTGTGGATCTTTCCCATACCGATGAGCTATATATGAACACTTCCAGGGAAAGTAGTGGAGTTTGACAAACCTACAAAGCTCATGGAAACTGAAGGATCTCTCTTTCGTGAGCTGGTCAAGGAGTATTGGTCATACACAGCTAACACAAACTTTTAGAAGAGAATCTTGATTTCACTGGTTTGCTTGCTGAAGCTCTATTAGCTTTTATAAAGGAGATATATGCTTGCCTTGAAAAAGAAAAAGATCTATGGTTATAATATCTCAATGGAATTATTCTAGTTGGTATCCGAAGAAACGACAATACCATCTCCGGTGTTGTCTCGAAATTTCTTTGGCTATTTTCTTCTGCCAAAAACTCTGTGCACGGTGGACTGCCGGCCGCCTTCAGAATTGCTGTACCGAATAGAGTAAATACCTGAAGATTTCCTTGCCAATAAGATATAGAAGGCTAAACAGGAGGGCCTTCAAGGCTGACCACACTCTAAATGGGACCTCATCATTCTGATCTGTAAGCCCATCTGCCTGCAATACAACTTGAGCATATGCGTTGACTTTATAAAGGTTTCAGACTATGCATGCAAAGGGATACGATTGTCTCCCTATAGGTCATtctttgtatttttttcatatttAAGCTACAGGTCAACAAAGCATGTTTTCTCGCTGTTCGACAACCTGATGAGAAATCATTCACTTAGTAGCCGAAGTTAACTGTAACTAGTGTGATATACATGCAAACAAGAGGTAGAGATCAATTTCCCATCTAAGATGACTTTTAATATATTTGTGTGGTTGCTAACTGAACATATGCATGCACATATCTGAACTGAGAATATACTTCGCTTAGAACAGATCTATTTTTCTTGTGAAGGAATGCTTTGTCTGGACACTAATTTGAATATAAAGTGTAAATAACAGCGAGAAACTGAAGCTTACTGTTTTTGGAGATCAGCAAGAAGTAATTGTACTGTAGTTTTTTTTTGGAGAAATAGATACACTTTGATAGTATATTCAGATTGTCTGGCCTCTGGGTATATATTAAGGTCTTATTCCTGGAAGTTTAGAATGGTTGCGGTGGTGCTCTGCACAGTAATTTCTTGCATGCATGCCTAAATAAAATGTACATGTGAGAGCAAAACTGAACAATACTAATTTTAAGGATAGGATTAACCATGTACATGACCCTTTGGTCGGATAATTTGGTTATCATGAAGTAGTATATGATCAGATTCGGGTAGAAGAAATAGAAGCCAGGAAAAagagagtgaattgcaaaaaacatcgacATTGAAGGCTAGAGTTGTAGAAATGACAAGTCTGTAGTTTTGTGCCCAAAAACACTAATTCCCAGGCTAATTTTTTGCAGAAATCACAAGTGGCTCTGTTCGGTCGTTTTAAGTGGGATTATGATAGGTGGGTCCCGCTGTTGTCGATGTGGCGTCACTGTTGATCCATTTGGCTCGTTAGACGCCGTCAGAAGCCGTTCGCGGCCCGTCTTGAGCCGGAACTCATTTGACCGGTCCACCCCCGCTATCCCTTTGTCCGCATCCTCCCCGCACCCTCTCTTTCCCTCCCCCGCACCCTCTCTCCGCACCCCCTCTCTCCTCAGACATGACGAGGCGAGTGGCGGCGGCGACTGCGGTGGGCCTGCCAGTGGCGGAGACGACAGACCACCGGAGGCGGATCTGTGCGGCAGCTCAAACCCCGGCGCCCCTTCGGAgagcagccccaaccccagcccccggcACTCGCTCGAGTTCGCGGCGGCTAGATCTTGGGCCAGGGCCGTGAAGGCGGATCCGACGCAAAGCCACCAGTGGGGCTCGTCATTTGGCGGCGTCTAGTAAGTTTATCTCATTTGTACAgattctagggttagggttagagGTAGGGTTAGGATTCAGCGGCTGGATCTTGGGCTGTATCTATGTGTGGTTATTTTGATTAGCAGTGTTAAACCCTAGTTTGGGTTGTACTGAAATAGTCCATTTGATTATTCGGCAGCTTATTTTGTCAGCTATTAATTAGAGCAGTGCCAATTGAGAACACACTAGAGTAGCTTATTTTGTTAATATGCACTGTTAATTATGTACATTACAATAGAAAATTAGTTTATCTACATCTGTAGTTATGCACTGAAACACTGAATTTGATTTTATTATGGGCAGTACATTAGAGTATCTACATATGTAGTTATCCATTGTTAATTAGAGCAGTGGCAATAAAGGTCAAATTATAGTAGCTTATTTTGTAGTTTTGTACTGTTAATTAGAGCAGTGCCAATAAGAGCAAAGTATATTAGCTTCATTTCTAGTTATGCGTTGTTAATTACAGCATTGTTAACTAGAATTTTTGTTTTATCTTGTTGTGTAGTTTGGATGATGCTGTTTGGGAAGTTAGAATGCACTTCCATGAAAGAGATAATTTGGAGAGATCCCTATGCATTTCAGACATCACATATCACAATTTGGTAGCATTAATAGAGACAGAGGGATATGGGGTGAGTGATTACATTTACTTTGTGAAGGAGCCTGGTGTGGGTATTGAAGGATTGGTAGAAATTACTGATGATGACATGGTCGATGAAATGCTTGACCATATTGCTAGTAAGGATGAGACTGTACTGAATTTGACAGTGATTAGGGCCACTGATCCAAGACCTGCAGATTTGAATTCAGGTTATTTGTATGAGGAGCAGGTTCCTTTGAGTCAATTAGGAGAAAAACCTGTCTATGAAGTCAACCCTTCTGGAGTTCTTTTCAGATCACCTGAGAAACAGAGGCAGTCAGAGCCACTTCAGTTCTTTGCCACACAGCAGAGCTCAAACTTACATATTGCTATGGAGCAAGATGAGCAGGAGACACTAATGGAGCTCAAGAGGAGAACCAAGATTGAGAACTTTAGGAAACATAAGGAGGCATCTGAGCATGTTCAAATGGTTAAGCAAAAACTACCAGTTCTTCTAACTGAAGATGACTCTGATCTTGATGCAGATGAGGACTTTCTTAACATGCTTAATGAATTTAGGAGGCAGAGAGAGGACCCACTCCTTCATTTTGAAGGAG is part of the Triticum aestivum cultivar Chinese Spring unplaced genomic scaffold, IWGSC CS RefSeq v2.1 scaffold131169, whole genome shotgun sequence genome and harbors:
- the LOC123172835 gene encoding ABC transporter C family member 10-like, whose translation is MASVTNGEVADFETQVTPFAKAGFFSKISFWWLNPLMKMGYEKPLEDKDMPLLGATDRACNQYLMFMEKLNGKKQSLPHATPSFFWTIVSCHRHAILVSGFFALLKVLTLSAGPVVLKAFINVSLGKGTFKHEGYVLAALMFICKFCESLSQRQWNFRTRRLGLQVRSLLSAAIYKKQQKLSNAAKKKHSSGEILNYVTVDAYRIGEFPFWFHQTWTTSVQLCIALAILYNAVGAAMVSSLVVIIIAVLCNIPLARRQHKFQSKLMEAQDVRLKAMSESFVHMKILKLYAWEAHFNKVIEGLREVEYKWLSAFQFRRAYHSFLCWASPNFVSAATFITCYLLKTPLDASNVFTFVATLRLVQEPVRSIPDVIRVVIQAKVAFTRISKFLDASELNGQVKKKYNVGIDYPIPIAMNSCSFSWDENTSKPALNNINLIVKAGEKIAICGEVGSGKSTLLAAVLGEIPKTKGTIQVCGKIAYISQNAWIQTGTVQDNILFGSPMDVERYQNTLVRCSLVKDLEMFPYGDCTQIGERGVNLSGGQKQRVQLARALYQNADIYLLDDPFSAVDVHTATSLFNLMSDGEVILSAPYQDLLADCEEYKDLVNAHKDTMGISDLNNNSDSQRAKEVSIKETVGIHGSRYTESVKPSQENQLIRKEERETGDAGVKPYMLYLRQNKGFLYFSFCAISHIIFIAGQISQNSWMAANVQNPDVSTLKLIYVYIIIGVCTMLFLLSRSLGIVVLGIQTSRSLFSQLLNSFFRAPMSFFDSTPLGRVLSRVSSDLSIVDLDIPFAFVFSLSTSLNAYSNLGVLVVITWQALFVSVPMIVLRIWLQRYYLASARELMRINGTTKSALSNHLGESISGATTIRAFENEDRFFAKNLDLIDKNASPYFYNFAATEWLIQRLEIMSATVLSFSAFVMAISPQGTFSPGFVGMALSYGLSLNISFVFSIQCQCNLANQLISVERVNQYMDLQSEAAEAVEENRPLPDWPQDGNVEIRNLKIRYREDTPLVLRGISCKFEGGDKIGIVGRTGSGKTTLIGALFRLVEPAEGKIIIDSVDISTIGLHDLRSCLGIIPQDPTLFQGTVRYNLDPLGQFSDQQIWEVLDKCQLLEVVQEKEQGLDSHVLEDGSNWSMGQRQLFCLGRALLRRCRILVLDEATASIDNSTDAILQKTIRTEFTYCTVVTVAHRIPTVMDCDMVLTMSDGKVVEFDKPTKLMETEGSLFRELVKEYWSYTANTNF